One stretch of Corallococcus soli DNA includes these proteins:
- a CDS encoding polyketide synthase, which yields MGSVRQEPVAIIGMGCILPDAHDVPTFFRNLQSGHVSVRELKEPRWDWSRYGSPDPEAMDRTYSRLGAPAGELKLDWKRFRLPPIETRLLHTMELMLLEAAHQAMTGAGYTPERTFPRERVAVIAGSSGMGRKSNQCFNFKWRLPELLDTARRSPALQQLSPGQAEQVLDSARKEFIQRYIDQSDDWAFWGFVSPVLGRICGFFGLQGPHFCVDAHAASGLAALETGVQGLMSGEWDMALVGAASPALSLMECVLHGKLRRLSPNGVFPLDARSDGTALGEGAVMLLIKRLEDAERDGDTIHAVLRGVAGVNQGSGPVMTATHAPVHQRAASEALQRAGVEQDAIAFLETGATGVTEWDAHLIEGLGGAYQGARQVSLGAVAESVGDLQAASSFAAMLKVIHSLRTRELLPQRTFQTRHPGLPLEGTPFRINEARTWPEQGPRLAAVHAAGFGGIAYHAVLEEYVPRAARPAVAVTVRAPRREPEPIAIVGMACRYAGAEDPQALWERALQGRSAVEDFPEERWPVSLYSQTGQLAFRSRESFFKVYAPKAGLVKSRPFAYREFGLPPSAVAQMDHTHLWCLEVAREAVRDAGYGPSRALPSERTAVIVAVSPGNHRETVMEARLAYPEFADVYRRSLLEVGVPAEQVERFIEEAREAFQRTSPPSTSETLPGILTSAPATRLARALDARGPAFTVESACASSLNAVSLSMQGLRDGRWDVAVTGGAWSQITVPFCVSMCYAGVISPTGQPRPFSKDADGFVHGEGCGLIVLKRLSDARRDGDRIHALIRGAGGSSDGFSRSLFASQEQGQELAIRRALANGGLEASSIQYIEAHGSGMPEGDIPEAGALLKVYGRKDRPASVGALKPIIGHSYVASGTAGLIRTVLALRHQTLPPSLIQAPLNPRVPWDGQLAFPSQSANWSAQGGPRRAAVNSYGLGGVNYHAVLEEYVE from the coding sequence ATGGGTAGCGTCAGGCAGGAGCCGGTGGCCATCATCGGGATGGGCTGCATCCTCCCGGACGCGCACGATGTCCCCACGTTCTTCCGCAATCTCCAGTCCGGGCACGTCTCCGTCCGGGAGCTGAAGGAGCCTCGCTGGGATTGGAGCCGGTACGGCAGCCCGGATCCGGAGGCGATGGATCGCACCTATTCCAGACTGGGGGCTCCGGCCGGTGAGCTGAAGCTTGACTGGAAGCGGTTCCGGCTGCCTCCCATCGAGACGCGCCTGCTTCACACCATGGAGTTGATGCTGCTCGAAGCGGCGCATCAGGCCATGACGGGGGCCGGGTACACGCCGGAGCGGACGTTCCCCCGGGAGCGGGTCGCGGTGATCGCTGGCTCCTCGGGCATGGGCCGCAAGAGCAACCAGTGTTTCAACTTCAAGTGGCGCCTGCCGGAACTGCTCGATACCGCCCGGCGGTCCCCTGCGTTGCAGCAACTCTCCCCGGGGCAGGCCGAGCAGGTCCTGGACTCCGCGCGGAAGGAGTTCATCCAGCGGTACATCGACCAATCGGACGACTGGGCCTTCTGGGGCTTCGTCAGTCCGGTGCTGGGCCGCATCTGCGGCTTCTTCGGGCTCCAGGGGCCGCACTTCTGCGTGGATGCGCACGCGGCCTCGGGGCTGGCCGCGCTGGAGACGGGCGTCCAGGGCCTCATGAGTGGTGAGTGGGACATGGCGCTCGTGGGCGCCGCCAGCCCCGCGCTGTCGCTCATGGAGTGCGTGCTTCACGGCAAGCTGCGCCGGCTGTCCCCCAACGGCGTCTTCCCCCTGGATGCCCGTTCGGATGGGACGGCCCTGGGCGAGGGCGCGGTGATGCTGCTGATCAAGCGGCTGGAGGACGCAGAACGGGACGGTGACACCATCCACGCGGTCCTGCGTGGGGTGGCTGGTGTCAACCAGGGAAGCGGTCCCGTGATGACGGCGACGCACGCCCCGGTCCACCAGCGCGCGGCGTCGGAGGCGCTCCAGCGGGCCGGTGTGGAGCAGGATGCGATTGCCTTTCTGGAGACGGGCGCCACCGGGGTGACGGAGTGGGACGCCCACCTCATCGAGGGGCTCGGGGGCGCCTATCAGGGCGCGCGCCAGGTCTCGCTGGGCGCGGTCGCCGAATCCGTCGGCGACCTCCAGGCGGCGTCGAGCTTCGCGGCGATGCTCAAGGTCATCCACTCGCTGCGCACGCGGGAGCTGCTGCCCCAGCGGACCTTCCAGACGCGGCATCCCGGACTCCCGTTGGAGGGAACCCCCTTCCGGATCAACGAGGCGCGGACCTGGCCCGAACAGGGACCCCGGCTCGCGGCCGTCCATGCCGCCGGCTTCGGAGGCATCGCCTACCACGCGGTGCTGGAGGAGTACGTTCCCAGGGCCGCACGGCCCGCGGTCGCCGTCACGGTCCGCGCACCCCGCAGGGAGCCGGAGCCCATCGCCATCGTGGGGATGGCCTGCCGGTATGCGGGCGCGGAGGATCCGCAGGCCCTCTGGGAGCGCGCGCTCCAGGGCCGCAGCGCGGTGGAGGACTTCCCCGAAGAGCGCTGGCCCGTATCGCTCTACAGTCAGACGGGGCAGCTCGCGTTCCGCAGCCGGGAGTCCTTCTTCAAGGTCTATGCGCCAAAGGCCGGGCTGGTGAAGAGCCGGCCCTTTGCCTACCGGGAGTTCGGGCTGCCGCCCTCGGCGGTCGCGCAGATGGATCACACCCATCTGTGGTGTCTGGAGGTCGCCAGGGAGGCCGTGCGGGACGCGGGGTATGGCCCGTCGCGGGCACTTCCTTCGGAGCGCACCGCGGTGATCGTGGCGGTGTCTCCCGGCAACCACCGGGAGACCGTGATGGAAGCCCGGCTGGCGTATCCGGAGTTCGCGGACGTCTACCGCCGGTCGCTCCTGGAGGTGGGCGTTCCAGCGGAGCAGGTGGAGCGCTTCATCGAGGAAGCGCGCGAAGCCTTCCAGCGGACCAGCCCGCCCAGCACGTCGGAGACGCTGCCGGGCATCCTCACCAGCGCGCCGGCCACGCGGTTGGCGCGAGCCCTGGATGCGCGCGGCCCGGCCTTCACGGTGGAGTCGGCCTGCGCGTCGTCGCTCAACGCCGTGTCGTTGAGCATGCAGGGGCTGCGTGACGGCAGATGGGACGTGGCGGTGACGGGCGGCGCGTGGTCCCAGATCACCGTGCCGTTCTGCGTGAGCATGTGTTACGCCGGAGTCATCTCCCCGACGGGCCAGCCACGGCCGTTCTCCAAGGACGCGGATGGGTTCGTGCATGGGGAGGGCTGTGGGCTCATCGTCTTGAAGCGGCTGTCGGACGCCCGCCGCGACGGCGACCGCATCCACGCGCTGATCCGAGGCGCTGGCGGCTCCTCCGACGGGTTCAGCAGGTCGCTGTTCGCAAGCCAGGAACAGGGCCAGGAACTGGCCATCCGGAGGGCCCTGGCGAACGGAGGACTTGAAGCCTCAAGCATCCAATACATCGAGGCGCATGGTTCGGGGATGCCAGAAGGGGACATCCCCGAGGCGGGAGCCCTGCTCAAGGTCTATGGCCGCAAGGACCGCCCCGCGTCGGTCGGCGCGCTGAAGCCCATCATCGGGCACTCCTACGTCGCGTCCGGCACGGCGGGCCTCATCCGGACGGTGCTCGCCTTGCGGCACCAGACCCTGCCGCCCAGCCTCATCCAGGCCCCGCTGAATCCTCGAGTCCCGTGGGACGGTCAGCTCGCCTTCCCATCCCAATCCGCGAACTGGTCCGCCCAGGGCGGGCCCCGCCGCGCCGCCGTCAATTCGTATGGACTTGGCGGAGTCAACTACCACGCCGTCCTGGAAGAGTACGTGGAATGA